A window of Mycolicibacterium madagascariense genomic DNA:
CGACGACCTCGGCGGGCGCGACGCCGGGAACGCCGCCCATCAGGACGCCGCGGCCGCCGTGGCTGCGCATCAGGTGATAGGCGCCGACCTGCGCCGACAGCCGGCCCGCGACCTCGCTCATGGGCGCCAGCAGGGGCAGCGCGCCGTCGGCGGTCTGGACCGTCTCGTAGGCGATCGACGTGGTGCCCGAGGCCATCAGCGCGTCGGTGCACGGCTTGGACGCCGCCAGGTGCAGGTAGGTGAAGAGCGTCTGGCCCGTGCGCATCCGGCCGTACTCCGCCTCGATGGGCTCCTTGACCTTCAGCAACAGCTCGGCCTCGGCCCACACCTCGTCCGCGGTGTCGACGACCTGTGCGCCGGCCGCCTTGTAGTCGCGGTCGGAGATGGCCGAGCCGTCACCCGCGCCGGCCTGGACCAGCACCTCGTGACCGCGCCGGGTCAGTTCGGCGACGCCGGCCGGGGTGATGGCCACCCGGTACTCGTTGTTCTTGATCTCGGTCGGGACTCCCACGCGCATGACGGCTCCTCACGGTCGTTGTTCGTTGGCTAAATTGTGAAGAACGTTCGGTTCAATGGCAACAGGAGCGTATGTCATTCGCTAAAGTCGAGTCATGCCAGAACGATCTTCGAAATCGACTGCCCCAGCGTCGGCGCGTCCGAACGATGTTCGGGCCGCCGACCTCGACGAGACCGACCGGCGCATCCTCACGGCTCTGCACGGCGACGCCAGGATGTCCAACAGCGCCCTGGCCGACCTCGTCGGCATCGCCCCGTCGACCTGTCACGGCCGGGTGCGCCGGCTGCAGGACGTCGGCGTCATTCGCGGGTTCTACGCCGACATCGACCCGGCGGCGATCGGCCTGTCGCTGCAAGCGATGATCTCGGTCAGCCTGCAGGCCAGCGCCCGGGGCAAGATCATCGACTTCATCCAGCACATCAGGACGCGTCCGCAGGTCATGGACGTCTACTTCCTGGCGGGCGCCGACGACTTCATCCTGCACGTGGCCGCGCGGGACACCGACGATCTGCGATCGTTCGTCGTGGAGAACCTCAACGCCGACACCGACGTGGCGGGCACCCAGACGTCGCTGATCTTCGAGCACCTGCGCGGGGCGTCACCGCTGTGACCGCCGACGACGATCTCGACGAGCTGTATTCCCTTGCGCCAGAGCACTTCACGGCACGCCGCAAGGAACTGGTCGCGGCCGCGAAGAAGCGTGGCGACCGCGAGGCGGCCACCCGGATCGCCGCGGCGCGCCGACCCACCACCGCCGCCTGGGTAATGAACGCGCTGGTGCACGCCGACGCCACGGTGCGGACGAGACTCGCCGAGCTCAGCGAGCGGTTGCGCGCGGCCCACGCGGCGATGGACGGTACCCGCATCCGCGAATCCTCTGATGCGCAGCGCTCACTCATCGAGCAGCTGGTGCGGGCGGGTTTCGCCGCGGCGGACGTGTCGAACGCGCCGGCGGCGCTGCGCGACGACGTCGTGGGCACGCTGCAGGCCGCGATCGCCGACCCCGACGTCGCGGCGCGGCTGGGTCGATTGGAGAAGGCCGAGAGATGGTCGGGCTTCGGCGACTTCGGGCCGGTGTCCGACGTCGCGGTGCGCACGGCGACGCCGCGACCGAAGGCCAGGCCCGCGCCGCCCGCCGTCCCCACGCCGTCGCGGAGCGAGGTGGCGGCCGCCAGGAGGCGGCTCACCGCGGCGGAGCGCGACGTCCACGCCGCCGAACGTGCCGACGCGAAGGCCGCCGAGGAGCTGTCGGCCCGAACGGCCGCACTGGCCGCCGCGCGCCGGCGCTACGAGAAGCTCCTGGATTCACTCGCCGCGGCCGAACGCGAATTGAACACCGCCGACGGCGAGCACCAGGAGGCCCAGCGGGCGGCCACCGCCGCGGCCGATCGGCTGGCCGCAGCGCAGACGGCGCTACAGGCCGCGCAGGACGGTTGAGATAGCGCTGACAGTCGAATTGCGTTGGCGGATCGACTGTGGGCGCTATCTCGACGCTTAGCGGTTGGCCGCCAGCACCGACAGCAGTTCGTAGCCGACGTGTGCGGCGGCGATGCCGGTGATCTCGGCGTGGTCGTAGGCGGGTGCGACCTCGACGATGTCCGCCCCGACCACCTCGAGTCCGACGAGGCCGCGCAGCGTGTTCAGCAGCTCCCGCGACGTCATGCCGCCGGCCTCCGGCGTCCCGGTGCCCGGCGCGTGCGCCGGATCGAGCACGTCGATGTCGACCGAGACGTACACGGGTCCACCGTCCAATCGCGCCCGCATGCGTTCGACGATGCTCTTCACGCCGTCGAACTGGTAGTCGTCGGATCGAATCACCTGGAATCCCAACACCGCATCGTCCTCGAGGTCCGCCTTGCCGTAGAGCGGGCCGCGAATGCCGACGTGCAGGGAACGCTCCATGTCGATCAGCCCCTCCTCGCTGGCCCGCCGGAAGGGAGTGCCGTGGGTGTAGGGCGCACCGAAGTAGGTGTCCCACGTGTCGAGGTGGGCGTCGAAGTGCAGCACGGCGACGGGGCCGTGGTCGCGGGCGATCGAGCGCAGGATCGGCAGGGCGATGGTGTGGTCGCCGCCGACGGTGAGGACGGTGGACCCGTGCCTGCGCAGGTCCGTCATCGACGCGTCGATGGTGCTGATCGCCTCCTCGATGTCGAACGGGTTGACCGCGATGTCACCGCAGTCGGCCACCTGTTGCGCGGCGAACGGCGAGACGTCCAGCGCCGGGTTGTACGGCCGCAACAGTTTCGACGCGGCGCGGACGTGACTGGGTCCGAACCGGGCACCCGGACGGTAGGACACGCCGCTGTCGAAGGGGATGCCGACGATGCGGACGTCGGCCTCGGGCGCCTGATCGATGCGGGGGAGCCGCGCGAACGTCGACGGTTCGGTGTAGCGCGGCGCCCGGCTGGCGTCGGGTGGGCCGACGATCTCGCTCATCTGTTCTCCTCGTCCATGACGGGTGCCCCGACGTCGGGGCCGGCGTCGATGATGGCCCGTTCCCGCGACACGTCCAGCGACCTGGTGACCGCGACGTAGACGACGCCGGACACCACGAGGCCCACGACGAACGCGACGTCGACCTCGCCCAGTGCGGAGGCGACGGGCCCAATGTAGAACGGCAGGTCCACGAACGGGATCTCGGCCAGCACGCCCGCGGAGAACGCGAGCAGTCCGCGCCACGACCAGGATCCGTACATCCCGGCGGGGGTGAAGAGGTCCGCGATCGCGTAGTGCCCGCGGCGGACGAAGAAGTAGTCGGTGAGGTTGACCGCGGTCCACGGGGCCAGCAGGTAGAGCATGATCAGCAGCGTCGTGTTCAGCGCCGTGGTCGCGTTGGTCAGCAGCAGGCTCATCACCAGCCACGCCACCGCCAGCACGACGATGGTGACGATGCGCAGGCGGCGCGTCGGGGTGATCGACTTCAGCGAGTCGAGACCCGTGACGACGGTGAGCATTCCGCTGTAGGCGTTGAGGCCCATCGTCGCGACCAGGACGAGCGTCGACACGACGGCCAGCACGCTGCCGAGGTAGTGGACGGTGGCGTCACCGGTCTGGTCGATGCCTGCCAGCGCGTCGCTCGCACCGAGGTAGACGGCCATCCAGGCACCGAGGGGGATGAGCCAGGCCGGCGATGCCGACGCGCCGAGGAACACCGACGCGATGATCGCCGACGGCTTGGTGTTCCTGGGCAGATAGCGGCTGTAGTCCGAGACGTAGGGGGCGTAGGTGATGTTGTAGGACGCCGCGACGCTGAACTGCGCCAGGAAGGCCACGAACGTGAAACCGACTGTGGCAGCGTGGGTTCCGTGGACGCCGCCGAATAGTACGCCGCACGTCAGGACGATCCACAGCGGCAGCGAGATCCAGAACAGCACGCGAAAGGACGTGTGCAGCAGATCGTGGCCGAAGATGGCCACCAGTGCCGCGGCGACGGTGATGACGACGGCCACCAGCACGGGGTCCCAGCCGAAGATCGACTGCAGGCCGGACTTGATGATCACGACGTCGACGACGTTGAAGCCGACGAACGTGAACAGCGTGCCGAGCAGCGGTAGCAGTACGCCCCGATAGCCGAATTGCGCTCGCGACTGGATCATCTGGGGCAGGCCGAGCACCGGACCCTGCGTCGCGTGGAAGGCCATGAACGACGTGCCGAAGGCGATGCCCGCGAGGCCGGCGATGATCGTCCATCCCAGGGACAGCCCGAGGCTCGGCCCGACGAAGCCGAGCGCCAACGTGAACGGCTGAAAGTTGCCGACGAACCAGAACGGGCCCTGGTGAGTCACCTTCCCGTGGCGTTCGTCGTCGGGGACGTAGTCGATCGACCTGGTCTCGATCATCGAACCGGCGGGCGGGGTGGTCGGCATGGGGCACTCCTGCGGGCGTCGGACGTGGTGCGTGTCACCCTGCGCCGCCGCGGTCACGTCGGCCATGGCAGATCTGTTCAGTTCGTCCACTATGTTTGGATGAAATGTCCATCTGTGCTGGTGAGCCGTGATCACCGTCGGTGACGTCCTGGCGGATCCGACGCTGCACCTACAGCTGGTGGCCGGGGGCGGTGGGCTCGACCGTGAGGTCACCTCGGCCCACGTGTCCGAGCTGACCTCGCCGCGCGACTGGCTGCGCGGCGGGGAACTCCTGATGACCGTCGGCCTGCTCCTGCCGATGACGGTGCCGGACTGCCGCGCGTATCTCGTCGAGTGTGCCGACGCCGGCGTCGCGGGCATCGCGCTCGGTCTCGGGCACGGGCTGCCGTACCAGGAGTGTCCGGAGGCGCTGCGGACGGCGGCCCACGACGTCGACGTGCCGTTGCTCGTCGTGCCCGACGAGACGCCGTTCATCGCCGTCACCACGTGGGTCTTCGAGACCATCGCCGGGCAGGAGCGCCGCGACCTGCAGACCGCCATGGAGATCAACCGCCGACTGACCGCCGTGGCGACCAGCGCAGCGCCGCTGCCCGCGCTGCTGTCGGCGTGGGCCCGGGCCAGCGACACCCCGTGCGTCGTGTGCGATGGCAGCGGGCGGGTGCTGGCCGCGACGGCCGACACCCCGGCAGCGGTCGTCGAGCAGGCCCGTCGGGCCCCGTTCCACCCCAGGGCGGTGAGCGCCGGCTGGGCGATGGTCGGCGACTTCGAGGTGCACACCGTGGGAGCCGAGGTGCCGCTGGGCTACGTCGTGCTCGGCGCCGACATGACCATGACGTCGCGCAGCTCGTCGACGGTGCTGGTGTCCCTGATCGCCCTGGACATCGAACGGCGTCACCTGTCCGACGAGCCCGAGCGGCGGCGGCGACGCCAGGTCTTCGAGCAGCTGCTGCGCCCCGGGGCCAAAGCCGACCGCGCGCGTCAGCTCGCCGCCGGCGTCGGGCTGACCGCACCGCACTATCAGGTGGCCGTGATCGCGTCCGACGACGCCGAGGCGCTCGCACTCCGTGTCGACCTCGACCTCGACGGGGCGCTGGTGCGGGTGCGCGGCGCGACGGTCGAGGTCGCCCACGGCGATCCCACCGCGCTGGCGGCCACCGTCGCCGCCCACGCCGCAGGGCGCGCCGCCGGCATCGGTGCGCCGAGTCCGCCCGAGGCGCTGGCGGTCTCGGCGATGCAGGCCCGCTCGTTGCTCCCGATCAGCGAGCAGCTCGGCCGCATCGTCACTGCGAGCGAGGGTGAGACGGTGTCGCTGCTGCTGTCGCTGGGCCGCCCCGAGGTGGTCCGGGGATTCGCCGACGCGGTGCTGGCGCCACTGGACCATCTCGATCCCCGCGACCGGCTCGAGCTATTGCGCACACTCGATCAGTGGCTGCGCGCCAACGGGGCCTGGGACCCGGCCGCACATCGACTTGGCTTGCACCGCAACACCGTTCGCAATCGCATCGAACGGATCGCGAACCTCACCGGGCGACGGCTCGACGACGGCGACGACCGGATGGAGCTGTGGCTGGCGCTCAAGGCCAGGGCCGCCCTCCCGCAGTGACGCCCGCCGCCGCCCGAGCGCCGCGAAGTAGGCTGCCCATCATGCGAGTCGGAGTCTTGGGAGCCAAGGGCAAGGTCGGGGCGACGATCGTCGACGCCGTGAAAGCCGCAGAGGACCTGACGTTCACCGCGGGCGTGGACGCCGGTGACCCCCTGACGCTGTTCACCGACAGCCAGACTCAGGTCGTCGTCGACTTCACCCATCCCGACGTCGTCATGGGCAACCTGGAGTTCCTCATCGACGCGGGCATCGACGCGGTCGTCGGCACCACCGGCTTCACCGACGAGCGCATCGAGCAGGTCCGGTCCTGGCTGGCCGCCAAGCCCGGCGTCGCAGTGCTCATCGCACCGAACTTCGCGATCGGCGCGGTCCTGTCGATGGAGTTCGCCAGGCAGGCGGCCCGCTTCTTCGAGTCGGTCGAGGTCGTCGAACTGCACCATCCGTTCAAGGCCGACGCTCCGTCGGGCACGGCCGCGCGCACCGCCCGCCTGATCGCCGAGGCGCGCCGCGGCTTGCCGCCCAGTCCCGACGCGACGAGCACGGGCCTGCCGGGGGCGCGTGGCGCCGACGTCGACGGGATTCCCGTGCACTCGATCCGGCTGGCGGGTCTCGTCGCCCACCAGGAGATCCTGTTCGGCACGCAGGGCGAGACCCTGACGATCCGCCACGACAGCATCGACCGCACCTCGTTCGTACCCGGCGTGCTCCTCGGTGTGCGCCACGTCGCCGACCATCCCGGGCTGACCATCGGGATCGAACCCCTCATGGGTTTGTGAGCACCGACGAGGGGTCGCGCGCACTGCGGATCCAGCTGGTCATCGCCTTCATGTGCGTGGCGATGGTCGTCTACTTCGTCCTGCTCGGCCGGGCCGGTGTCATCCTCGTCTCCTCGGGTCGGCCCGCGGCGATCGGACTCGGGGCGGCCATCTTCGTGCTCCCGGTGATCGGGCTGTGGGCGATGATCGCCACGCTGCGCGCGGGGTTCGCCCATCAGCGGCTGGCCCGGCTGGCCCGTGAGCAGGGCCGCGAGCTCGACGTCAGCGCCCTGCCGCGACGGCCGTCGGGGCGGTTCGAACGCGAGGCCGCCGACGAGTTGTTCGGCGCCGTGCGCGCGGAGGTCGAGGCCGACCCCGACGACTGGGTGCGCTGGTACCGGCTGGCCCGGGCCTACGACTACGCCGGGGACCGCGGTCGCGCCAGGGAGACGATGAAGAAGGCGGTTGCCATGCAGGAGGGGCGCGGTGGGTAAGACGCTGCTGCTCCTGCACCACACGCCGTCACCGCACTGCCAAGAGATGTTCGAGGCCGTGCTCGCCGGTGCGACCGACCCCGAGATCGAGGGCGTCGAGGTGGTGCGCCGACCCGCGCTCACCGTCTCGCCGAGCGACGTGCTGGCCGCCGATGGCTACGTCCTGGGCACGCCGGCGAACCTGGGCTACATGAGCGGAGCGCTGAAGCATGCGTTCGACGTCTGCTACTACCCGTGCCTGGACGCGACGCGCGGACGGCCGTTCGGTCTGTACGTGCACGGCAACGAAGGCGTCGAGGGCGCTGAACGCGGTGTCACCGCCATCACGACCGGGCTGGGGTGGTCCAAGGTCGTCGACTACGTCACCGTCTCCGGCAAGCCGACGAAGGACGACCTGGAATCGTGCTGGAACCTGGGCGCCACCGTGGCTGCCACGCTGATGGGCACCGACTGACGTTCTCGGGTTTCCCTCAGCCGACGATCAGCATTTCCTGAGTCCCCGCCGGTAGACCTCGGTGTGCACATGACACGCACACGAGAAGGGAGCCGCGGGTGGACACCGAGACCGTAGATCGACAGTTCAGCCAATTGCAGCAGCAGGCCCAGCAGACGGCCGCGCTGATTCAGACGTTGGCGGGCAAGCTGGCCGCGGCCGCGGCCACGGACGCCAACGCGCGCGAGTGGGGGCTCGACCTCAAGGAGATCGCGCTGGCGATCCGCGACGAGCAGAGCACGACCACGGAGCTGCTGACCGCGATTCACGGGTTGGTCGACGACCACGTCGCGCAGGCTCCGGCTTACCCGCCGCCCGTCCAGTACACCCAGCCGCAGTACCAGCCGCAGCCGCAATACCAACCGCAGCCGCAGTATCAACCGCAACCGCAGTACCAACCCGCGCAGAGTGGGGGAACGCTGCAACGCTTCCTCGGCGGTCGGTTCGGCCAGGCCATCGTCTCCGGGGCGGGCATCGGCATCGGTGACGACCTCGTCAACAGCATCTTCGACAGACTCTGATCGGGGTCGCATCTCCGCTACGGTCTAGGGCTGACGGAGGAGATGCGTGGATGCCTGGAATCGCCGAGATCGCACTGGCCGGTGCACCATTGGCCGGAGGCGCGCTGCTCGGCGTCGTCGCCGGAAACCTGCGCGGCCCCGACCTGCGCAACCTCATCAAGCAGGACATGGATTTGCTGGAACGCATTCCGGCCGATCAGGTCGAGCGACGGGCCGAACTGCAGCGCGTCATCGACGTGCGGGTCGACGACGTCATCGCCGCGGTGGACAAGAACCGGTCGATGATCGCCGTGGCGCAGTCCTACCAGGGGAACTGGCGCGACGTCGTCGTGTTCGTCTGCGCGGTGCTGTTCACCATCGTCTGGTGGAACGTCAGCCACAGCAGGTCGAACTGGGAGTTGATGTTCGTCGCGATGATCGTGGCGTCACTGGTCGCCTTCGTCTACGCCGCCCGCGGCATCCTGCGTTCCCTACGAGACCTGGTGCACCGCAACCACACTCAGTAGTGGTAGGTGTCCGTCGGCGCGGGCACGTGGTCGGGATCGTCGCCGTAGGGCGAGGAGTGGATGCCGTAGGCCTTCGCCAGATCCAGGATCTTGGTGGCGCGGGCGATGCGGGGGAGATCCGAGCCGTTGCGGATCTCGCCCCCGTCGCGCTGGAATTCCGCGAAGAACTCGTTGGCCCAGCTGATCTCGTCCTGGGACGGGGACAGGCCCTCGTTCACCGCCGGGCACTGGTCCGGTGAGAGGCAGATCTTGCCGGTCATGCCGAATTCGACCGAGACGGCACTGGCCTCGATGAGCTTGAGCGCACTGGATCCGATGGTCGGGCCGTCGATGGCGCTGGGCAGATGCGCGGCCTTGGCGGCGATGGTGAAACGCGATCTGGCGTAGGCGAGCGTGGCCGGGTTGTCCCCAAAACCCGTGTCGCGGCGGAAGTCTCCGATGCCGAACGCCAACCGGAACGTGCCCTTGGTCGCGGCGATCTCGGTGATGCGCTCGAGCCCCCTGGCGGTTTCGACGAGCGCCACGATCGGGACGTCCGGCAGTCGCTTGGCGGTCTCGATGACGTGATCGACCGATTCGACCATCGCGAGCATGACGCCGCCGACCGAGGTCGTGGCGAGCATCTCGAGGTCGTCGGCCCACCAGCGGGTGCCGAACCCGTTGATGCGCACCCAGTCGGTGTTGCCGTCGCCGAGCCAGCGGCGCACGTTGGCCCGCGCCGAGTCCTTGTCCTTGGGTGCGACCGCGTCCTCGATGTCGAGGACGACGATGTCCGCGCGGGAGCGCGCGGCGGGTTCGAACCGGTCGTATTGAGCGCCGTTGACCAGCAGCCAACTGCGCGCCAGCACGGGGTCGATGCGCGTGCCGACGTCCGAGGGGTCGTGGGTCACGTCGGGATTCTCCCCGGTCATCTGGTCGTACACGCGTCAATCGTCGCCTACGGGGTCCGCGCGGACCACAACGGGTCAGCCCAACGTGGCGCCGAAGAACTTCCGCA
This region includes:
- a CDS encoding purine-cytosine permease family protein, encoding MPTTPPAGSMIETRSIDYVPDDERHGKVTHQGPFWFVGNFQPFTLALGFVGPSLGLSLGWTIIAGLAGIAFGTSFMAFHATQGPVLGLPQMIQSRAQFGYRGVLLPLLGTLFTFVGFNVVDVVIIKSGLQSIFGWDPVLVAVVITVAAALVAIFGHDLLHTSFRVLFWISLPLWIVLTCGVLFGGVHGTHAATVGFTFVAFLAQFSVAASYNITYAPYVSDYSRYLPRNTKPSAIIASVFLGASASPAWLIPLGAWMAVYLGASDALAGIDQTGDATVHYLGSVLAVVSTLVLVATMGLNAYSGMLTVVTGLDSLKSITPTRRLRIVTIVVLAVAWLVMSLLLTNATTALNTTLLIMLYLLAPWTAVNLTDYFFVRRGHYAIADLFTPAGMYGSWSWRGLLAFSAGVLAEIPFVDLPFYIGPVASALGEVDVAFVVGLVVSGVVYVAVTRSLDVSRERAIIDAGPDVGAPVMDEENR
- a CDS encoding flavodoxin family protein, whose translation is MGKTLLLLHHTPSPHCQEMFEAVLAGATDPEIEGVEVVRRPALTVSPSDVLAADGYVLGTPANLGYMSGALKHAFDVCYYPCLDATRGRPFGLYVHGNEGVEGAERGVTAITTGLGWSKVVDYVTVSGKPTKDDLESCWNLGATVAATLMGTD
- a CDS encoding HpcH/HpaI aldolase/citrate lyase family protein; the protein is MTGENPDVTHDPSDVGTRIDPVLARSWLLVNGAQYDRFEPAARSRADIVVLDIEDAVAPKDKDSARANVRRWLGDGNTDWVRINGFGTRWWADDLEMLATTSVGGVMLAMVESVDHVIETAKRLPDVPIVALVETARGLERITEIAATKGTFRLAFGIGDFRRDTGFGDNPATLAYARSRFTIAAKAAHLPSAIDGPTIGSSALKLIEASAVSVEFGMTGKICLSPDQCPAVNEGLSPSQDEISWANEFFAEFQRDGGEIRNGSDLPRIARATKILDLAKAYGIHSSPYGDDPDHVPAPTDTYHY
- the dapB gene encoding 4-hydroxy-tetrahydrodipicolinate reductase; this encodes MRVGVLGAKGKVGATIVDAVKAAEDLTFTAGVDAGDPLTLFTDSQTQVVVDFTHPDVVMGNLEFLIDAGIDAVVGTTGFTDERIEQVRSWLAAKPGVAVLIAPNFAIGAVLSMEFARQAARFFESVEVVELHHPFKADAPSGTAARTARLIAEARRGLPPSPDATSTGLPGARGADVDGIPVHSIRLAGLVAHQEILFGTQGETLTIRHDSIDRTSFVPGVLLGVRHVADHPGLTIGIEPLMGL
- a CDS encoding HTH-type transcriptional regulator AldR codes for the protein MPERSSKSTAPASARPNDVRAADLDETDRRILTALHGDARMSNSALADLVGIAPSTCHGRVRRLQDVGVIRGFYADIDPAAIGLSLQAMISVSLQASARGKIIDFIQHIRTRPQVMDVYFLAGADDFILHVAARDTDDLRSFVVENLNADTDVAGTQTSLIFEHLRGASPL
- a CDS encoding PucR family transcriptional regulator yields the protein MITVGDVLADPTLHLQLVAGGGGLDREVTSAHVSELTSPRDWLRGGELLMTVGLLLPMTVPDCRAYLVECADAGVAGIALGLGHGLPYQECPEALRTAAHDVDVPLLVVPDETPFIAVTTWVFETIAGQERRDLQTAMEINRRLTAVATSAAPLPALLSAWARASDTPCVVCDGSGRVLAATADTPAAVVEQARRAPFHPRAVSAGWAMVGDFEVHTVGAEVPLGYVVLGADMTMTSRSSSTVLVSLIALDIERRHLSDEPERRRRRQVFEQLLRPGAKADRARQLAAGVGLTAPHYQVAVIASDDAEALALRVDLDLDGALVRVRGATVEVAHGDPTALAATVAAHAAGRAAGIGAPSPPEALAVSAMQARSLLPISEQLGRIVTASEGETVSLLLSLGRPEVVRGFADAVLAPLDHLDPRDRLELLRTLDQWLRANGAWDPAAHRLGLHRNTVRNRIERIANLTGRRLDDGDDRMELWLALKARAALPQ
- the speB gene encoding agmatinase; the encoded protein is MSEIVGPPDASRAPRYTEPSTFARLPRIDQAPEADVRIVGIPFDSGVSYRPGARFGPSHVRAASKLLRPYNPALDVSPFAAQQVADCGDIAVNPFDIEEAISTIDASMTDLRRHGSTVLTVGGDHTIALPILRSIARDHGPVAVLHFDAHLDTWDTYFGAPYTHGTPFRRASEEGLIDMERSLHVGIRGPLYGKADLEDDAVLGFQVIRSDDYQFDGVKSIVERMRARLDGGPVYVSVDIDVLDPAHAPGTGTPEAGGMTSRELLNTLRGLVGLEVVGADIVEVAPAYDHAEITGIAAAHVGYELLSVLAANR